From the genome of Pelodiscus sinensis isolate JC-2024 chromosome 12, ASM4963464v1, whole genome shotgun sequence, one region includes:
- the UBA2 gene encoding SUMO-activating enzyme subunit 2, translating into MSVPVSGALRRELAEAVSGARLLVVGAGGIGCELLKDLVLTGFNNIDVIDLDTIDVSNLNRQFLFQKKHVGRSKAQVAKESVLQFYPEANIIAYHDSIMNPDYNVEFFRQFTLVMNALDNRAARNHVNRMCLAADVPLIESGTAGYLGQVTVIKKGVTECYECHPKPTQKTFPGCTIRNTPSEPIHCIVWAKYLFNQLFGEEDADQEVSPDRADPEAAWEPTEAEARARASNEDGDIKRVSTKEWAKSTGYDPVKLFTKLFKDDIRYLLTMDKLWKKRKPPVPLDWTEVQNQEKNTSEQPNDSSLGLKDQQVLDVKSYARLFSKSVETLRVHLAEKGDGAELIWDKDDPSAMDFVTSAANLRMHIFSMNMKSRFDIKSMAGNIIPAIATTNAVIAGLIVLEGLKILSGKIDQCRTIFLNKQPNPRKKLLVPCALDPPNPNCYVCASKPEVTVKLNVHKVTVLTLQDKIVKEKFAMVAPDVQIDDGKGTILISSEEGETEANNHRKLSEFGIRNGSRLQADDFLQDYTLLINVLHSEDLEKDVEFEVVGDAPEKVGPKPSEPVSKNITNGSDDGAQPSTSTAPDQDDVLIVDSDDEDPSTNTDDMENKNRKRKLEDREHVSTKRMRTDQTEEQDDIIALD; encoded by the exons ATTGATCTGGATACTATTGATGTCAGCAACCTCAACAGGcagtttttgtttcaaaagaaaCATGTTGGGAGGTCAAAAGCACAG GTGGCCAAGGAAAGCGTGTTACAGTTTTACCCAGAAGCTAATATTATAGCTTATCATGACAGTATCATGAA tCCTGACTATAATGTAGAATTCTTCCGGCAATTTACATTGGTTATGAATGCTTTGGATAACAGAG CTGCACGTAACCATGTGAATAGGATGTGTCTGGCTGCTGATGTTCCTCTTATAGAAAGTGGAACTGCAGGCTACCTTGGACAAGTAACAGTTATCAAAAAG GGAGTAACAGAGTGTTATGAATGTCATCCTAAACCAACTCAGAAGACTTTTCCAGGTTGCACAATTCGCAACACTCCATCAGAACCTATTCACTGCATTGTGTGGGCTAAGTATTTGTTCAA TCAGTTGTTTGGTGAAGAAGATGCTGATCAGGAAGTATCCCCTGACCGAGCTGATCCTGAAGCTGCCT GGGAGCCAACAGAAGCAGAAGCGAGAGCAAGAGCATCTAACGAAGATGGTGATATTAAACGTGTTTCAACCAAGGAATGGGCTAAATCAACTGGATATGATCCAGTTAAACTTTTCACTAAG cttttcaaagatgatatcaGATATCTGTTGACAATGGATAAACTGTGGAAAAAAAGGAAACCTCCAGTGCCATTGGACTGGACCGAAGTACAGAATCAAG AGAAAAACACATCTGAGCAACCGAATGACTCCTCCTTAGGCCTGAAAGACCAACAGGTTCTGGATGTCAAGAGCTATGCACGCCTGTTTTCAAAGAGCGTTGAAACTCTGAGAGTTCACCTAGCAGAAAAAGGTGATGGAGCAGAGCTTATATGGGATAAG GATGACCCATCTGCAATGGATTTTGTAACTTCTGCTGCAAACCTCAGAATGcacattttcagtatgaatatGAAGAGCAGATTTGATATCAAGT caatgGCAGGAAATATTATCCCTGCTATAGCAACAACTAATGCAGTGATTGCTGGCTTGATAGTGCTGGAGGGTTTGAAGATTTTATCAGGAAAAATAGACCAATGTAGAACG ATTTTTCTGAACAAACAACCAAACCCAAGAAAGAAGCTCCTTGTTCCTTGTGCATTGGATCCTCCAAATCCCAATTGTTATGTGTGTGCAAGTAAACCAGAAGTGACAGTGAAACTTAATGTACACAAGGTTACTGTGTTGACATTACAGGATAAG ATAGTGAAAGAAAAATTTGCTATGGTAGCACCAGATGTACAGATAGATGATGGAAAAGGGACTATTCTCATATCTtcagaggagggagaaacagaag CAAATAACCACAGGAAATTATCAGAATTTGGAATTCGGAATGGCTCTCGACTACAAGCAGATGATTTCCTGCAGGACTATACCCTGTTAATCAATGTGCTTCATAG TGAAGATCTAGAAAAAGATGTAGAATTTGAAGTTGTTGGAGACGCTCCTGAAAAAGTTGGCCCCAAACCATCAGAACCAGTTTCTAAGAACATTACCAATGGTAGTGATGATGGAGCACAGCCATCGACTTCAACAG ctccaGATCAAGATGATGTATTAATAGTTGATTCTGATGATGAAGATCCTTCAACCAATACTGATGATATGGAAAATAAAAACCGCAAGAGAAAACTAGAAGATAGAGAGCATGTCAGTACAAAGAGAATGCGTACAGACCAGACAGAAGAGCAAGATGACATAATAGCACTAGATTGA